One Pseudoalteromonas ulvae UL12 DNA window includes the following coding sequences:
- a CDS encoding M2 family metallopeptidase: MKTKTFKLSLTALMVSTSLTLVGCNNEQTTQTAPVVAAATAEDAKQFLVASEKELKALYLESSRAEWVYANFITHDTSELSAAVNEKMTAAVVRLANEAAKFNDLKLDTDTRRKLDKLKQALTLAAPQDEAKNAELSKLMAELGGLYGKGKYCKTEDECLSLGDMTAKMASSRDYDELLDLWQGWRQVSKPMRPLYEQQVILANEGAKELGYADTGAMWRSKYDMPADDFAKELDRIWGQVKPLYNSLHCHVRAKLGEKYGTDKVPQDQPIPAHLLGNMWAQTWGNVYDLVAPENADPGYDVTELLAKHNYDELTMVKGAEKFFTSMGFDPLPDTFYERSLFTKPQDRDVQCHASAWNLDSKDDLRIKMCIQRTGEEFSVIHHELGHNFYQRAYNKLPLYYQESANDGFHEAIGDTIALSVTPGYLKEIGLLDQVPDESKDIGLLMKMAMDKVAFIPFGLLVDQWRWQVFSGQVTPENYNQAWWDLREKYQGVKAPIARSEADFDPGAKYHVPGNTPYTRYFLAHILQFEFHRSLCEIAGNKEAIHRCSVYNSKEAGERLNAMLEMGSSRPWQEALASVTGKPEMDATAILDYFAPLQTYLDEQNKDRQCGW, translated from the coding sequence ATGAAAACAAAAACCTTTAAATTAAGCTTAACCGCGCTAATGGTCAGCACCAGTTTGACCTTAGTCGGCTGTAATAATGAACAAACAACTCAAACAGCCCCTGTTGTAGCTGCTGCAACCGCTGAAGACGCCAAGCAGTTTCTTGTCGCTTCAGAAAAAGAACTCAAAGCGCTTTATCTAGAATCAAGCCGTGCAGAATGGGTTTATGCTAACTTCATCACCCATGATACTTCTGAACTGTCTGCCGCAGTAAACGAGAAAATGACCGCAGCAGTTGTGCGTTTAGCCAATGAAGCGGCGAAATTTAATGATCTTAAATTAGACACCGATACACGCCGCAAGCTTGATAAACTCAAACAAGCGCTAACCTTGGCAGCCCCTCAAGATGAAGCCAAAAATGCAGAGCTGTCAAAATTAATGGCCGAATTAGGTGGCTTATACGGAAAAGGCAAATACTGTAAAACTGAAGACGAATGCCTCAGCCTAGGTGACATGACAGCCAAAATGGCCAGCAGCCGTGATTACGATGAGTTACTTGATTTATGGCAAGGTTGGCGTCAAGTGTCTAAACCAATGCGCCCACTTTACGAGCAACAAGTCATTCTTGCCAACGAAGGCGCAAAAGAGCTTGGTTATGCGGATACTGGCGCAATGTGGCGCAGTAAATATGACATGCCTGCTGATGATTTCGCCAAAGAGCTAGATCGCATCTGGGGCCAAGTGAAACCACTTTATAATTCACTACATTGTCATGTTCGCGCAAAATTAGGCGAAAAGTATGGCACAGATAAAGTTCCACAAGATCAACCTATTCCTGCACATTTATTAGGTAATATGTGGGCACAAACTTGGGGCAATGTCTATGACTTGGTCGCGCCTGAAAACGCAGATCCTGGCTATGATGTTACAGAACTGCTTGCCAAACATAATTACGACGAATTAACCATGGTAAAAGGCGCTGAGAAATTCTTCACGTCTATGGGTTTTGATCCACTGCCTGATACTTTCTATGAACGTTCTTTATTTACCAAACCTCAAGATCGTGACGTACAGTGCCATGCTTCAGCATGGAACTTAGACAGTAAAGATGATCTCCGTATTAAAATGTGTATTCAGCGTACCGGTGAAGAATTCTCAGTTATTCACCATGAATTAGGACATAACTTCTATCAACGTGCCTATAATAAGCTGCCTTTGTATTATCAAGAAAGTGCTAACGACGGATTCCACGAAGCCATTGGTGATACCATTGCGTTATCGGTAACGCCGGGCTACTTAAAAGAAATCGGCCTTCTTGATCAAGTGCCAGATGAATCAAAAGACATTGGTTTATTAATGAAAATGGCAATGGATAAAGTCGCATTTATTCCGTTTGGTTTATTAGTTGACCAATGGCGCTGGCAGGTATTTTCTGGCCAAGTAACACCAGAAAACTACAACCAAGCTTGGTGGGATTTACGTGAAAAATACCAAGGTGTAAAAGCCCCTATTGCTCGTAGCGAAGCAGACTTTGATCCAGGTGCAAAATACCATGTACCAGGCAATACACCTTATACACGCTATTTCCTTGCGCACATTTTACAGTTTGAATTCCACAGAAGTTTATGTGAAATCGCAGGTAATAAAGAAGCGATTCACCGCTGCTCTGTGTATAACTCTAAAGAAGCTGGTGAGCGTTTAAATGCCATGTTAGAAATGGGTTCTAGCCGTCCGTGGCAAGAAGCGCTAGCCTCAGTGACAGGTAAACCTGAAATGGATGCAACTGCAATTTTAGATTACTTTGCACCGCTTCAAACTTATCTTGATGAGCAAAATAAAGATCGTCAATGTGGCTGGTAA
- a CDS encoding putative porin, with translation MKKLLALACITSAQVVVAADYQTFASLSYLDSKTSGYDGFVLNATHYFAAQTTGGVMDEFGYLDTDSKIFAELNNLGSDELVSVGGEYFYNENFFVNGSYARYDDSDANSIGLGYLLNDNLKLSVFRFDSDNADEQFHINASYSHQLSGKDYIGVTFDSDTDFDVQQISARYFMALTEQQYLALNASVYHSEDDDILSAEANYYFNPAMSLGVGVSDSQWLVKTKMYIDNNIAVFASYQDQQELFQIGVSGQY, from the coding sequence ATGAAAAAGTTGCTTGCGCTTGCTTGTATTACTAGTGCACAGGTAGTTGTTGCTGCCGATTATCAGACCTTTGCTAGCTTAAGTTACCTTGACAGTAAAACCTCTGGTTACGATGGGTTTGTACTTAATGCAACTCACTACTTCGCAGCACAAACAACGGGCGGAGTGATGGATGAATTTGGTTACCTTGATACGGATTCAAAAATATTTGCTGAGCTGAATAATTTAGGTTCGGACGAATTAGTATCGGTTGGCGGTGAGTATTTTTATAATGAAAACTTTTTCGTCAATGGCTCGTATGCGCGTTACGATGACTCAGATGCAAACAGCATAGGTTTAGGTTATTTACTCAATGATAATTTAAAACTGAGTGTATTTCGTTTTGACAGTGATAATGCAGATGAACAATTTCACATTAATGCCTCTTACAGCCATCAATTAAGCGGCAAAGATTATATAGGTGTCACATTTGATAGTGATACGGATTTTGATGTGCAGCAGATCTCAGCTCGTTATTTTATGGCTTTGACTGAGCAACAATATTTAGCACTGAATGCCTCTGTTTATCATTCTGAAGACGATGATATTTTGAGCGCTGAAGCGAATTATTATTTTAACCCTGCAATGTCTTTGGGGGTTGGGGTCAGTGATTCGCAGTGGTTAGTTAAAACAAAAATGTACATCGATAACAACATTGCGGTTTTTGCCAGTTATCAAGATCAGCAAGAGCTGTTTCAGATTGGTGTATCAGGTCAATACTAA
- a CDS encoding PH domain-containing protein has protein sequence MGLLSGLMGNASEVDQDDLDSLLNDTLVDGESVQKAYKVIRDMFIFTNKRLILIDKQGVTGSKVEMLTIPYSKITKFSKESAGHFDLDAELKIWIGSEPQPLVKEFKAGDNINDVYRVLGQFVL, from the coding sequence ATGGGTTTATTAAGTGGATTAATGGGTAATGCCAGTGAAGTCGATCAGGATGATTTAGATTCATTACTTAACGACACGCTAGTCGATGGTGAGTCTGTACAAAAGGCCTATAAAGTCATTCGTGATATGTTCATTTTTACCAACAAACGCCTTATTTTAATTGATAAACAGGGTGTGACGGGTTCAAAAGTGGAGATGCTTACCATCCCTTACAGTAAAATCACCAAATTTAGTAAAGAAAGTGCAGGGCATTTTGACTTAGACGCAGAGCTTAAAATTTGGATTGGCTCAGAGCCACAGCCATTGGTCAAAGAGTTTAAAGCTGGTGATAATATCAACGATGTCTACCGTGTACTAGGGCAATTTGTTTTATAA
- a CDS encoding ABC transporter ATP-binding protein translates to MSQLITVSGLNHFFGAKQALKEVSFEIQAGQPVALVGPNGAGKTTLFSILCGYLQASSGHVEILGHQAGSAALFGQLAALPQDAVLDPRFSIAHQLTFYGRLQGLSAKQSKDEALRTLELVGLSEALNEKPAALSHGMRKRVSIAQTLIGSPKIVMLDEATAGLDPLHAREIRQLVADLSQDITFILSSHDLTELERLCQQVLYLELGQMHQHQTLASDATQGFLTLSMSQKQPELITHLEAMAEVSSVTMPQDREYLISLAPNVLCHEADIKILQVCHQNQWRYRSLVNGKTLENQLFE, encoded by the coding sequence ATGAGCCAACTAATTACTGTATCAGGCCTTAATCATTTCTTTGGGGCTAAACAGGCGCTTAAAGAAGTCAGTTTTGAAATTCAGGCAGGGCAACCGGTTGCTTTGGTCGGGCCTAATGGAGCAGGAAAAACAACACTATTTAGTATTCTATGTGGTTATTTACAGGCAAGCTCTGGACACGTTGAGATACTCGGTCATCAAGCAGGTAGTGCCGCATTATTTGGTCAATTAGCGGCATTACCTCAAGATGCGGTGCTGGATCCGCGTTTTTCAATCGCCCATCAACTGACTTTTTATGGGCGCTTACAAGGCTTGAGCGCAAAACAAAGTAAGGACGAGGCGCTCAGAACTCTTGAGCTTGTTGGACTTAGTGAGGCATTGAATGAAAAGCCCGCGGCGCTGTCGCATGGTATGCGCAAGCGAGTGAGTATCGCACAAACTCTGATTGGCTCGCCTAAAATAGTCATGCTTGATGAAGCAACCGCGGGGCTTGATCCCTTGCATGCTCGAGAAATTCGTCAGTTAGTGGCTGATTTATCACAAGATATTACATTCATTTTGAGCTCTCATGATTTAACTGAACTTGAGCGTTTATGCCAGCAAGTGTTGTATCTTGAGTTGGGACAAATGCATCAACATCAAACATTAGCAAGCGATGCAACACAGGGCTTTTTAACGTTATCGATGAGCCAAAAACAGCCTGAGTTAATTACTCACCTTGAAGCAATGGCAGAAGTTAGCTCGGTCACTATGCCGCAAGATCGTGAGTATTTAATCAGCCTTGCTCCTAATGTGTTATGCCATGAAGCTGATATTAAAATTTTACAAGTTTGTCATCAAAATCAATGGCGATATCGCAGTTTGGTTAATGGGAAAACACTAGAAAATCAGTTGTTTGAATAA
- a CDS encoding ABC transporter permease subunit: MLIQQSISRAWCLATFEMVRLFFTKRGLLALAAFATVWFVILRYPVNSAVSIVSSEDFRQMAMQMFGVLGLSELLTWKVPELAIYWLVALYSFPVFALFAASDQTCSDRTRGTLRFITLRSTRNEVVFGRFIGQLLIVTALIALTLLATVAMATYRESALFLPGLSKAALLFKELVLAVLPFIALMAFLNSFIRSSKLAIVMCVLFYGVGSALIAILSHYLPYSEYLFYIYPGFQLNDVIGQQSFSVSNYVTPLIQTVCYLAAASYVMKRSAL, translated from the coding sequence ATGTTAATACAACAGAGTATTAGCCGCGCTTGGTGTTTGGCAACATTTGAGATGGTCCGGCTATTTTTTACTAAACGGGGTTTATTGGCACTTGCTGCGTTTGCAACTGTGTGGTTTGTGATTTTGCGCTACCCAGTCAACTCGGCAGTATCAATCGTGTCGTCAGAAGATTTCCGTCAAATGGCGATGCAAATGTTCGGTGTGTTGGGACTCTCCGAGTTACTGACGTGGAAAGTACCCGAATTGGCAATTTATTGGTTGGTGGCGTTGTATTCTTTTCCTGTTTTTGCCTTGTTTGCAGCCAGTGATCAGACATGTTCAGATCGGACGCGAGGCACGTTACGTTTTATTACTTTACGTTCAACCCGTAATGAAGTTGTTTTTGGTCGGTTTATCGGTCAGTTATTGATAGTGACCGCATTGATTGCACTGACTTTATTGGCAACAGTGGCGATGGCGACCTATCGTGAAAGCGCTCTGTTTTTACCCGGCCTATCAAAAGCGGCTTTATTATTTAAAGAGTTGGTATTAGCTGTGTTGCCATTTATTGCTTTGATGGCGTTTTTAAATAGTTTTATTCGCTCGTCAAAATTAGCCATTGTCATGTGTGTACTGTTTTATGGGGTTGGCAGTGCCTTAATTGCGATACTCAGCCACTACCTTCCTTATTCGGAATACTTGTTTTATATCTATCCGGGCTTTCAATTAAACGACGTCATTGGGCAGCAAAGTTTCTCTGTTTCTAACTATGTGACTCCATTAATTCAAACAGTCTGTTACTTGGCAGCAGCGAGCTATGTTATGAAAAGGAGTGCATTATGA
- a CDS encoding cystathionine beta-lyase: METKMKKDTQIVSTGRKKEYTHGVVNPVVQRASTIVFDSVAQMKEAVKNRANKTLFYGRRGTTTHFALQDAITELENGAGCALYPSGAAAISNAIISFVKSGDHILMVDTAYEPTRDFCRVILNNMGVETTYYDPLIGEGIRDLIRPNTRLLFLESPGSISMEVQDVPLLSRIAHEHNMVVMLDNTYGNGYHFKPLDFGVDISIQAATKYIVGHSDVMMGVAVANEEHWPQLRENSYLMGQCTSADDAYLALRGLRTLSVRLQQHEKSALKIANWLSTHPLIDHVRHPALETCPGHEYFKRDFSGCNGLFSFVMKAGNQAAINALLDGLDHFKMGYSWGGFESLITANMGLQGLRSATGWQHGPIIRIHVGLEDCDDLLADLEQGLQQYQAYLE; this comes from the coding sequence ATGGAGACAAAAATGAAAAAAGATACACAGATTGTTTCAACCGGTAGAAAAAAAGAATACACCCATGGCGTTGTGAATCCGGTGGTGCAACGCGCTTCAACCATAGTATTTGATTCGGTTGCACAGATGAAAGAAGCGGTTAAAAATCGCGCGAATAAAACGTTATTTTACGGTCGTCGTGGCACCACCACTCATTTTGCACTGCAAGATGCGATTACTGAACTCGAAAATGGTGCAGGCTGTGCGCTTTATCCTTCGGGTGCCGCTGCGATTAGTAACGCAATTATTTCATTTGTGAAAAGTGGTGATCATATCTTAATGGTCGATACCGCGTACGAACCGACCCGTGATTTTTGCCGCGTGATTTTGAATAACATGGGTGTTGAAACCACGTATTATGATCCGCTTATAGGTGAGGGAATACGTGACCTGATCCGCCCAAATACCCGCTTGTTGTTTCTCGAATCGCCAGGCTCTATTTCAATGGAAGTCCAAGATGTTCCGTTGCTAAGCCGCATTGCTCATGAACATAACATGGTGGTGATGTTAGATAATACCTATGGTAATGGTTATCATTTTAAGCCGCTGGATTTTGGGGTTGATATTAGTATTCAAGCTGCGACTAAATATATTGTTGGTCACTCTGATGTGATGATGGGGGTTGCGGTTGCAAATGAAGAGCACTGGCCACAATTGCGTGAAAACTCTTATTTAATGGGGCAGTGCACCTCGGCAGATGATGCTTATTTAGCGCTCAGAGGGTTACGAACTTTGTCTGTTCGCCTTCAACAACACGAAAAAAGTGCTTTAAAAATTGCCAATTGGCTCAGTACTCATCCGCTAATTGATCACGTTCGCCATCCTGCACTTGAGACGTGTCCGGGTCATGAATATTTCAAACGCGATTTTTCTGGCTGTAATGGCTTGTTTTCATTTGTGATGAAAGCAGGCAATCAAGCGGCGATTAATGCCTTACTTGATGGCTTAGATCATTTCAAAATGGGTTATTCGTGGGGAGGATTTGAATCCCTTATTACCGCCAATATGGGACTGCAAGGACTACGAAGTGCAACGGGGTGGCAACATGGCCCGATTATTCGGATCCATGTAGGTTTAGAAGATTGTGATGATCTTTTAGCTGATCTTGAGCAAGGTCTTCAACAGTATCAGGCATATTTAGAATAA
- the nudC gene encoding NAD(+) diphosphatase, whose translation MFNYAQMNLDRASQQRKDATWIKEKKQADSKWILTYQDKNLFLIDEAEPVFLSRQQLGALDTENAIFLGHQDEEYFFALDVSDCDEATLKAIGYFGEFVDLRRYGGAIFGEQASILALSRGVCYWHRTHRYCGRCGAQNRLAEAGHARRCTNKTCHHLTFPRTDPAVIMLVTKVFDDGIERCLLGRQKNWPTGALSTLAGFVDPGETLEQAVVREVMEEAGIVVSHTQYLASQPWPFPSSIMLGFIATASSQTIKVDQDELEYAQWFTKVQLDSFAQWGEETDEFKLPRKDSISRFLIEQWRQQD comes from the coding sequence ATGTTTAATTATGCGCAAATGAATTTAGATCGCGCCAGCCAGCAGCGAAAAGATGCCACATGGATTAAAGAAAAAAAACAGGCAGACAGTAAATGGATACTTACGTATCAAGACAAAAATTTATTTCTGATTGATGAGGCTGAGCCGGTATTTTTATCTCGTCAGCAATTAGGCGCGCTTGATACTGAAAATGCCATTTTTTTAGGCCATCAAGATGAAGAATACTTTTTTGCCTTGGATGTGAGCGATTGTGATGAAGCCACATTAAAAGCCATTGGTTATTTTGGAGAGTTTGTTGATTTAAGACGCTATGGTGGTGCTATTTTTGGTGAACAAGCATCGATTTTGGCTCTATCTCGTGGTGTGTGTTATTGGCATCGGACTCACCGTTATTGTGGTCGATGTGGCGCTCAAAACCGCTTAGCAGAGGCTGGCCACGCAAGACGCTGTACGAATAAAACATGTCATCATTTAACCTTTCCGCGCACTGATCCCGCTGTTATCATGTTGGTGACAAAGGTATTTGATGATGGCATTGAACGTTGCTTACTCGGTCGTCAAAAAAATTGGCCAACAGGCGCGTTATCGACCTTGGCTGGCTTTGTTGATCCGGGCGAAACCCTTGAGCAAGCGGTTGTCAGGGAGGTGATGGAAGAAGCGGGTATTGTTGTTTCTCATACCCAGTATTTGGCGTCTCAACCTTGGCCTTTTCCGTCATCGATTATGCTGGGTTTTATTGCAACAGCGAGCTCGCAGACCATTAAAGTAGACCAAGATGAACTTGAATATGCCCAGTGGTTTACCAAGGTTCAATTAGATAGTTTTGCCCAGTGGGGTGAAGAGACAGATGAATTTAAGTTACCTCGTAAGGATTCGATTTCGCGCTTTTTAATCGAACAGTGGCGCCAACAAGATTAA
- a CDS encoding winged helix-turn-helix transcriptional regulator: MGLPIPGQAVRGSKTGKPIMALFDLLGRTWSLGIVWQLRHEHATFRQLQLRCEVISPTLLNSRLKELIALQLVMKTSQGYGLSAHGSELAKLIEPMADWSQQWASMLTTRSADV; the protein is encoded by the coding sequence ATGGGGTTACCGATCCCAGGACAAGCCGTGCGAGGCTCGAAAACAGGCAAGCCAATTATGGCTTTGTTTGACTTATTGGGCCGTACTTGGAGCCTAGGTATTGTCTGGCAATTGCGCCATGAACATGCCACGTTCAGACAATTGCAGCTGCGCTGCGAAGTTATTTCCCCGACTTTACTTAATTCTCGGTTAAAAGAGCTGATTGCGCTGCAATTGGTGATGAAAACATCGCAGGGCTATGGTTTGTCGGCCCATGGTTCAGAGCTTGCAAAGTTAATTGAGCCTATGGCTGATTGGTCACAGCAGTGGGCCTCTATGCTTACAACAAGGAGTGCAGATGTTTAA
- the nagB gene encoding glucosamine-6-phosphate deaminase encodes MQIVILKDAAEVAQYGAQIFADQINKKADSVIGLATGSTPVALYQNLISRQQAGEVSFANVTSFNLDEYLGLTGDHPQSYRFFMNEQLFDHVDINKANTFVPPGDAKNPLTACKEYEDKIVAAGGIDVQLLGIGRNGHIGFNEPSSGLTSRTRVKTLTKETIDDNARFFAADEYQPHLSITMGIGTILDSRKVVLLATGENKADAVQAMVEGPLTASCPASALQMHKHAVIVIDEAAASKLADVDFYKHIEAENQKLLAQLAAL; translated from the coding sequence ATGCAAATAGTCATCCTGAAAGACGCTGCAGAGGTTGCACAATATGGTGCACAAATCTTTGCTGATCAAATTAATAAAAAAGCAGACTCAGTAATAGGATTAGCGACAGGCTCAACGCCGGTTGCTTTGTATCAAAATCTGATCAGCCGCCAACAAGCGGGCGAAGTGAGCTTTGCAAATGTCACCAGTTTTAATCTTGACGAATACTTGGGTTTAACGGGCGATCATCCACAAAGCTATCGCTTTTTCATGAATGAACAACTGTTTGATCATGTCGATATCAATAAAGCCAATACCTTTGTACCGCCTGGTGATGCAAAAAATCCTCTTACAGCGTGCAAAGAATACGAAGATAAAATCGTTGCTGCGGGTGGCATTGATGTGCAACTGCTCGGCATTGGTCGTAATGGCCACATTGGGTTTAATGAACCGTCATCAGGACTAACATCTCGTACCCGCGTAAAAACGCTGACTAAAGAAACGATTGATGACAATGCGCGCTTTTTTGCTGCCGACGAATATCAACCACACCTCTCGATTACGATGGGGATTGGCACTATTTTAGATTCGCGCAAAGTGGTATTACTGGCGACGGGTGAAAATAAGGCTGACGCTGTACAAGCGATGGTCGAAGGCCCATTAACCGCTTCTTGCCCGGCATCTGCATTACAAATGCATAAACATGCGGTTATCGTGATTGATGAAGCAGCAGCCAGCAAATTAGCGGATGTTGATTTTTACAAACATATTGAAGCTGAAAACCAAAAGTTATTGGCACAATTAGCAGCATTATAA
- the nagX gene encoding transmembrane glucosamine N-acetyltransferase NagX has translation MTITQEKPQKRRLASLDALRGMDMFWILGGEKIFAALFILTGWTGWQVAHGQTLHSNWHGFTFYDLIFPLFIFLAGVAMGLSPKRIDHLPFSERRVYYAKALKRLFLLAGFGVLYNHGWGTGIPFNLDEIRYASVLGRIAVAWFICAMLVWHTSLRTQIITAVSLLLGYWILLCFIPVPGGQAGQLTMAGTWNAWVDQHLLPGISYQNRATDPEGLLSNVPAVVNALMGVFAGRLIAKANELGEWKTVGYLFAAGLVSLACGWAWNLIFPVNKDLWTSSFVLVTVGWSLLFLASFYAVVDLLNTQKYFYPFVIIGANSIIIYLASSLVKWEYIAQSVFGGVISAGSESWQPILSVIALLTVQLLVLHWLYKRKILISV, from the coding sequence ATGACAATAACTCAAGAAAAACCACAAAAACGCCGTTTAGCGTCGTTGGATGCCTTACGCGGCATGGATATGTTTTGGATACTGGGTGGGGAGAAAATCTTTGCTGCGTTATTCATTTTAACAGGCTGGACCGGATGGCAAGTCGCTCATGGTCAAACGTTGCATAGTAATTGGCATGGCTTTACATTTTACGATTTGATTTTTCCGTTATTTATATTTTTAGCGGGCGTTGCGATGGGGTTATCACCTAAGCGCATTGATCATCTGCCATTTTCTGAACGTCGAGTTTATTACGCCAAAGCTTTGAAACGATTGTTTTTATTAGCGGGTTTTGGGGTTTTGTACAATCATGGTTGGGGAACTGGCATACCATTTAACTTAGACGAAATCCGTTATGCCAGTGTGTTAGGGCGAATTGCTGTCGCGTGGTTTATTTGTGCCATGTTAGTGTGGCACACCAGTCTTCGTACACAGATAATCACAGCGGTGTCGTTATTGTTAGGATACTGGATTTTATTGTGCTTTATTCCGGTGCCAGGTGGACAAGCGGGGCAGTTAACGATGGCCGGTACGTGGAATGCATGGGTTGATCAGCATTTATTGCCGGGTATCAGTTATCAAAATCGCGCCACGGATCCTGAAGGTTTATTATCGAATGTCCCTGCAGTGGTAAATGCACTTATGGGGGTATTTGCTGGTCGACTGATAGCTAAAGCCAATGAGCTTGGTGAGTGGAAAACTGTGGGGTATTTATTTGCGGCTGGTTTAGTCAGTTTAGCTTGTGGTTGGGCGTGGAACCTGATCTTTCCTGTTAATAAAGATCTATGGACCAGCTCATTTGTTTTAGTGACCGTAGGCTGGAGCTTGCTGTTTTTAGCCAGTTTTTATGCTGTGGTTGATTTACTCAATACACAAAAATATTTTTATCCATTTGTCATTATTGGCGCCAACTCAATTATTATTTATTTAGCATCGAGCTTGGTTAAATGGGAATACATCGCACAAAGTGTATTTGGTGGCGTAATCAGTGCAGGTAGTGAGTCATGGCAGCCTATTTTATCCGTTATTGCGTTATTAACGGTGCAATTACTCGTACTGCATTGGCTCTACAAACGTAAAATTTTGATTAGTGTTTAA
- the nagA gene encoding N-acetylglucosamine-6-phosphate deacetylase encodes MDQVFHVERLFNGESFLDSVTLTIAAGKIQSIENGFIGEAPVLTGTVVPGFIDVQVNGGGGAFFNAEQTPACLDKMAKAHGRFGSTGLMPTLITDKVEVMQAAADATAQALNDNVPGVFGIHFEGPHLSLPKKGTHSEQYIRPISEVEFAVYARTDLGIKMVTLAPENVSVADIKRLVSYGVKVCLGHTNADFETTQAALLAGADGFTHLFNAMSAFTSREPGVVGAALWDNNSWCGLIVDGHHVHPTAAKLAIRTKAQGKILLVTDAMPPVGTDLTEFDFFDGRKVIRTGDRLNSTTGELAGSVLDMASAVRNTVNSLDVSLGESLRMASLYPAQYLGLSTKKGRLLVDFDADFVVLDNTLHATHTYIAGQLI; translated from the coding sequence ATGGATCAGGTCTTTCATGTCGAGCGTCTTTTTAATGGCGAATCATTTTTAGATTCCGTTACGCTAACGATTGCTGCAGGTAAAATTCAATCAATTGAAAACGGATTTATCGGTGAGGCTCCTGTGCTTACTGGCACGGTTGTGCCTGGGTTTATCGATGTTCAAGTGAACGGCGGCGGTGGGGCATTTTTTAATGCTGAGCAGACACCTGCGTGTTTAGATAAAATGGCCAAAGCGCATGGTCGTTTTGGTAGCACAGGCTTAATGCCAACTCTGATAACAGATAAAGTTGAGGTGATGCAAGCAGCCGCCGATGCAACCGCGCAAGCCTTAAATGATAATGTCCCAGGCGTGTTTGGTATTCATTTTGAAGGGCCGCATTTATCATTGCCTAAAAAAGGCACGCACAGTGAGCAGTATATTCGCCCGATTTCAGAAGTTGAATTTGCCGTGTATGCCCGAACTGATCTTGGTATCAAAATGGTGACGTTAGCGCCTGAAAATGTCTCTGTTGCAGATATTAAACGCTTAGTTTCTTATGGCGTAAAAGTATGCTTGGGCCATACCAATGCAGATTTTGAAACAACTCAAGCGGCATTGCTGGCCGGTGCAGACGGCTTTACTCATCTATTTAATGCGATGTCAGCCTTTACATCTCGCGAGCCGGGTGTGGTTGGCGCTGCCCTTTGGGATAACAACAGCTGGTGTGGTTTGATTGTAGATGGTCATCACGTCCATCCAACAGCCGCAAAATTGGCTATTCGCACAAAAGCACAAGGTAAAATCTTGCTTGTTACCGATGCGATGCCCCCAGTTGGCACTGATTTAACAGAGTTTGATTTCTTTGATGGTCGTAAAGTTATCCGCACTGGCGACCGCCTAAATTCGACTACAGGTGAACTGGCAGGTTCAGTACTTGATATGGCAAGTGCGGTGCGCAATACCGTTAATAGCCTGGATGTCTCCCTTGGTGAAAGCCTAAGAATGGCTTCTTTATACCCTGCGCAATATTTAGGTTTAAGTACTAAAAAAGGTCGATTATTAGTCGATTTTGACGCTGATTTTGTTGTGCTCGATAACACACTGCATGCGACACACACTTACATCGCAGGTCAGCTCATTTGA